The Rhizobium leguminosarum genome includes a region encoding these proteins:
- a CDS encoding AraC family transcriptional regulator yields MNGETAWALYENRLRRVSAYIHDHLDEELDMERLAEIACMSSYHWHRIYRAIYGETLAVTVKRLRLHRAAGEIVRTELAVSEIAKRSGYPNLQSFNRIFKSVYGMPPARYRKEGSHTTFEPSPDGKTKAMLDVTIREIGPIELIGVAHTGSYMQIDKAFETLFGTLYARGLAKPDMRMIGVYLDDPDLVPEEKLRSIACVTGAAEVPAAVPLERRTIDGGDYAVLRHRGPYADMSKSYQWLFAEWLPKSGRQLKDRVMFEEYLNNPREVPPTELLTDIHIPLV; encoded by the coding sequence ATGAATGGCGAAACGGCATGGGCACTTTATGAAAACCGTCTGAGACGAGTTTCGGCCTATATTCACGACCACCTCGACGAGGAGTTGGATATGGAGCGCCTTGCCGAGATCGCCTGCATGTCGAGCTATCACTGGCACAGGATCTACCGGGCGATTTACGGCGAGACGCTGGCGGTGACCGTCAAGCGGCTCAGGCTGCATCGCGCGGCGGGCGAGATCGTCCGCACGGAGCTTGCCGTCAGCGAAATTGCGAAGCGATCAGGCTATCCCAATCTCCAATCCTTCAATCGTATCTTCAAGTCGGTCTACGGCATGCCGCCGGCCCGCTATCGGAAAGAGGGAAGCCACACAACCTTCGAACCCTCACCTGACGGAAAGACCAAAGCCATGTTAGACGTTACCATACGCGAGATCGGGCCGATCGAGTTGATCGGCGTTGCCCATACCGGCTCCTACATGCAGATCGACAAGGCTTTCGAGACACTGTTCGGCACGCTTTATGCCCGCGGCCTCGCCAAGCCCGACATGCGGATGATCGGCGTCTATCTCGACGATCCCGATCTTGTGCCGGAGGAAAAGCTGCGCTCGATCGCCTGCGTCACCGGCGCTGCCGAAGTGCCGGCGGCGGTACCCTTGGAGCGGCGCACGATCGACGGCGGCGATTATGCGGTGCTGCGCCACAGGGGTCCCTATGCCGACATGTCCAAGTCCTATCAGTGGCTCTTTGCCGAATGGCTGCCTAAATCCGGTCGGCAGCTGAAGGACAGGGTCATGTTCGAGGAATATCTCAACAATCCGCGCGAGGTGCCGCCGACCGAGCTTTTGACGGACATTCACATACCGCTTGTCTAA
- a CDS encoding LysE family translocator has product MPDFSTLMLFAAAALVLTATPGPDMLLIASRSISQGRAAGFLTYAGIALGTYCHALAAAFGLSQLFMTVPAAYETVRWAGCCYLLYLAYKTVRSEGVAFQPASTLKRLSGRRIFFAGLATNLLNPKMALFVMALFPQFVNASAGPLTMQMLILASILNGIGLVVNGAVIFLGSTIRSRLQSASRFPKLPQYILATVFTGLACRLALQPRN; this is encoded by the coding sequence ATGCCGGATTTTTCAACATTAATGCTCTTTGCCGCCGCAGCGCTGGTGCTGACCGCCACGCCCGGTCCCGACATGCTGCTGATCGCCTCCCGCAGCATCAGCCAGGGACGCGCTGCCGGCTTCCTGACCTATGCCGGCATCGCGCTCGGCACCTATTGCCACGCCCTTGCCGCAGCCTTTGGGCTGTCGCAGCTCTTCATGACCGTGCCGGCCGCCTATGAAACTGTGCGCTGGGCCGGCTGTTGCTATCTTCTCTATCTCGCCTACAAGACGGTCCGCTCGGAAGGCGTCGCCTTTCAGCCGGCATCGACGCTGAAGCGGCTGTCGGGCCGGCGTATCTTCTTTGCGGGCCTTGCCACCAATCTGCTCAATCCGAAGATGGCGCTCTTCGTCATGGCGCTCTTTCCACAATTCGTGAATGCGTCAGCCGGGCCGCTGACGATGCAGATGCTGATACTTGCAAGCATCCTGAACGGAATCGGCCTCGTCGTGAATGGCGCCGTGATTTTCCTCGGAAGCACGATCCGTTCGAGACTCCAGTCGGCGAGCCGTTTCCCGAAGTTACCGCAATACATTCTGGCAACGGTCTTCACCGGGCTCGCCTGCCGCCTGGCATTGCAGCCGCGAAACTGA
- the alaS gene encoding alanine--tRNA ligase has protein sequence MSGVNDIRSTFLDYFKKNGHEIVPSSPLVPRNDPTLMFTNAGMVQFKNVFTGLEKRPYSTATTSQKCVRAGGKHNDLDNVGYTARHLTFFEMLGNFSFGDYFKENAIELAWKLVTEGFDLPKNRLLVTVYSEDEEAATLWKKIAGFSDDKIIRIPTSDNFWQMGDTGPCGPCSEIFIDQGENVWGGPPGSPEEDGDRFLEFWNLVFMQFEQTAPGERSPLPRPSIDTGMGLERMAAVLQGVQSVFDTDLFRTLIGTIEDTMGVKAEGSASHRVIADHLRSSAFLIADGVLPSNEGRGYVLRRIMRRAMRHAQLLGAKEPLVYKLLPTLVQQMGRAYPELVRAEALISETLKLEENRFRKTLERGLSLLSDATTDLSKGDMLDGETAFKLYDTYGFPLDLTQDALRAREIGVDISGFTDAMQRQKAEARSHWAGSGEKATETIWFELKEKHGATEFLGYDTETAEGVVQAIVKEGAVSTEAKAGDKVQIVVSQTPFYGESGGQMGDTGVISSDHGKIEISDTQKRGEGLFVHQGTVVDGVFKDGDAVVLTVDHARRSRLRANHSATHLLHEALREVLGTHVAQKGSLVAPERLRFDVSHPKPMSAEELKIVEDMANEIVLQNSPVTTRLMSVDDAIAEGAMALFGEKYGDEVRVVAMGEGVRGAKAGKAYSIELCGGTHVGATGQIGLIRVLGESAVGAGVRRIEAVTGESAREYLAEQDERVKTLAASLKVQPGEVLSRVEALMDERRKLEKELADAKRKLAMGGGQGGSVDAVREVAGVKFLGKAISGVDPKDLKGLADDGKTSIGSGVVALVGVSDDGKASAVVAVTPDLVQRYSAVDLVRIASAALGGKGGGGRPDMAQAGGPDGSKAGEAIEAVAVALAG, from the coding sequence ATGAGCGGCGTGAACGATATCCGGTCGACCTTCCTCGACTATTTCAAGAAGAACGGCCATGAGATCGTTCCGTCGAGCCCGCTCGTGCCGCGCAACGACCCGACGCTGATGTTCACCAATGCCGGCATGGTGCAGTTCAAGAACGTCTTCACCGGCCTCGAAAAGCGTCCCTATTCGACGGCGACGACTTCGCAGAAATGCGTGCGAGCCGGCGGCAAGCACAACGACCTCGATAATGTCGGCTATACTGCACGCCACCTGACCTTCTTCGAGATGCTCGGCAACTTCTCCTTCGGCGACTATTTCAAGGAGAATGCGATCGAGCTTGCCTGGAAGCTCGTCACTGAGGGCTTCGACCTTCCGAAGAACCGCCTGCTGGTGACCGTCTATTCCGAGGACGAGGAAGCTGCGACGCTGTGGAAGAAAATCGCCGGCTTTTCCGACGACAAGATCATCCGCATCCCAACCTCTGACAATTTCTGGCAGATGGGTGATACCGGCCCCTGCGGCCCGTGCTCGGAAATCTTCATCGACCAGGGTGAGAATGTTTGGGGCGGCCCTCCGGGCTCCCCGGAGGAAGATGGCGACCGGTTCCTGGAATTCTGGAACCTCGTCTTCATGCAGTTCGAGCAGACCGCACCCGGCGAGCGCTCGCCGCTGCCGCGTCCGTCGATCGATACCGGCATGGGCCTGGAGCGCATGGCCGCCGTTCTGCAGGGCGTTCAGAGCGTATTCGACACCGATCTCTTCCGCACGCTGATCGGCACCATCGAGGACACGATGGGCGTCAAGGCGGAAGGCAGCGCCAGCCACCGCGTCATTGCCGACCATCTGCGCTCCTCGGCCTTCCTGATCGCCGACGGCGTGCTTCCGTCGAATGAGGGCCGCGGTTATGTGCTGCGCCGCATCATGCGCCGCGCCATGCGCCATGCACAGCTGCTCGGCGCCAAGGAGCCGCTGGTCTACAAGCTGCTGCCGACGCTGGTGCAGCAGATGGGCCGCGCCTATCCCGAACTGGTGCGCGCCGAGGCGCTGATCTCGGAAACGCTGAAGCTGGAGGAAAACCGCTTCCGCAAGACGTTGGAACGCGGCCTGTCGCTTCTGTCGGACGCGACAACGGATCTTTCCAAGGGCGATATGCTGGATGGTGAGACCGCCTTCAAGCTCTACGACACTTACGGCTTCCCGCTCGATCTGACGCAGGATGCACTGCGTGCCCGTGAGATCGGCGTCGACATCTCCGGCTTCACCGATGCGATGCAGCGCCAAAAGGCCGAAGCCCGCTCGCACTGGGCCGGTTCCGGCGAGAAGGCGACGGAAACCATCTGGTTCGAGCTCAAGGAAAAACACGGTGCTACCGAATTCCTGGGCTACGACACCGAAACGGCTGAAGGCGTCGTGCAGGCGATCGTCAAAGAGGGCGCGGTTTCGACCGAGGCCAAGGCCGGCGACAAGGTGCAGATCGTCGTCAGCCAGACGCCGTTCTACGGCGAATCCGGTGGCCAGATGGGCGATACCGGCGTGATCTCGTCCGACCACGGCAAGATCGAGATTTCAGATACGCAGAAGAGGGGCGAAGGTCTGTTCGTGCATCAGGGTACCGTCGTCGACGGCGTGTTCAAGGATGGCGATGCGGTCGTGCTGACCGTCGATCATGCCCGCCGGTCGCGCCTGCGCGCCAACCATTCTGCGACCCACCTGCTGCACGAGGCGCTGCGCGAGGTGCTCGGCACCCATGTTGCCCAGAAGGGCTCGCTGGTCGCGCCCGAGCGCTTGCGTTTCGACGTTTCGCATCCGAAGCCGATGTCGGCCGAGGAACTGAAGATCGTCGAGGATATGGCAAACGAGATCGTGCTGCAGAATTCGCCGGTTACCACGCGGCTGATGAGCGTCGACGATGCGATCGCCGAAGGCGCGATGGCGCTGTTCGGCGAAAAATACGGCGATGAAGTCCGGGTCGTGGCGATGGGCGAGGGTGTGCGTGGCGCCAAGGCCGGCAAAGCCTATTCGATCGAACTCTGCGGCGGCACGCATGTCGGGGCCACCGGCCAGATCGGCCTGATCCGCGTTCTCGGCGAAAGCGCCGTCGGCGCCGGCGTTCGCCGCATCGAGGCCGTCACCGGCGAATCGGCGCGCGAATATCTGGCCGAACAGGACGAACGCGTAAAGACGCTTGCCGCCTCGCTGAAGGTGCAGCCGGGCGAGGTGCTGTCGCGTGTCGAAGCGCTGATGGACGAGCGCCGCAAGCTCGAAAAGGAACTGGCTGACGCCAAGCGCAAACTCGCCATGGGCGGTGGGCAGGGCGGCTCGGTCGATGCCGTGCGCGAAGTCGCCGGCGTCAAGTTCCTCGGCAAGGCGATTTCGGGCGTCGATCCCAAGGATTTGAAGGGGCTTGCCGATGACGGCAAGACCAGCATCGGGTCGGGCGTCGTCGCGCTCGTCGGCGTGTCCGACGACGGCAAGGCAAGTGCTGTGGTGGCGGTGACACCGGATCTGGTGCAGCGCTACAGCGCCGTCGATCTCGTCCGCATCGCATCTGCCGCCCTCGGCGGCAAGGGCGGCGGCGGCCGCCCCGACATGGCGCAGGCAGGCGGCCCCGACGGATCGAAGGCCGGTGAAGCGATTGAGGCGGTTGCCGTGGCACTAGCCGGCTGA
- the recA gene encoding recombinase RecA: protein MSQNSLRLVEDKSVDKSKALEAALSQIERSFGKGSIMKLGSNENVVEIETISTGSLGLDIALGVGGLPRGRIVEIYGPESSGKTTLALQTIAEAQKKGGICAFVDAEHALDPVYARKLGVDLQNLLISQPDTGEQALEITDTLVRSGAVDVLVVDSVAALTPRAEIEGEMGDSLPGLQARLMSQALRKLTASISKSNTMVIFINQIRMKIGVMFGSPETTTGGNALKFYASVRLDIRRIGAVKEREEVIGNQTRVKVVKNKMAPPFKQVEFDIMYGEGVSKTGELVDLGVKAGIVEKSGAWFSYNSQRLGQGRENAKTFLRDNPDLAREIELSLRQNAGLIADRFLQNGGPEPDDGDGDASAEM, encoded by the coding sequence ATGTCTCAGAATTCATTGCGGCTGGTAGAGGACAAATCGGTGGACAAAAGCAAGGCGCTTGAAGCGGCACTCTCACAGATAGAGCGGTCGTTCGGCAAGGGCTCGATCATGAAACTCGGCTCCAACGAGAATGTTGTCGAGATCGAGACGATCTCGACCGGCTCGCTTGGCCTCGATATTGCACTCGGCGTTGGTGGCCTGCCGAGGGGCCGCATCGTCGAAATCTACGGGCCGGAAAGCTCCGGTAAGACGACGCTTGCATTGCAGACGATTGCCGAAGCGCAGAAGAAGGGTGGCATCTGCGCCTTCGTCGATGCCGAACATGCGCTCGATCCCGTCTATGCCCGCAAGCTTGGCGTCGACCTACAGAACCTTTTGATCTCGCAGCCCGATACCGGCGAGCAGGCGCTCGAAATCACCGATACGCTGGTGCGCTCCGGCGCCGTCGACGTTCTCGTCGTCGACTCGGTCGCGGCCCTGACGCCGCGTGCCGAAATCGAAGGCGAGATGGGCGACAGCCTTCCCGGCCTGCAGGCACGACTGATGAGCCAGGCGCTGCGCAAGCTCACCGCTTCGATCTCGAAGTCGAACACCATGGTGATCTTCATCAACCAGATCCGCATGAAGATCGGCGTCATGTTCGGCTCGCCGGAAACGACGACGGGCGGCAATGCGCTGAAATTCTACGCCTCCGTGCGCCTCGACATCCGCCGCATCGGCGCGGTCAAGGAGCGCGAAGAGGTGATCGGCAACCAGACCCGCGTCAAGGTCGTCAAGAACAAGATGGCGCCGCCCTTCAAGCAGGTCGAGTTCGACATAATGTATGGCGAGGGTGTTTCCAAGACCGGCGAACTGGTCGATCTCGGCGTCAAGGCCGGCATCGTCGAAAAATCGGGCGCCTGGTTCTCCTATAACAGCCAGCGCCTCGGCCAGGGCCGCGAAAACGCCAAGACCTTCCTGCGCGATAATCCGGATCTCGCCCGCGAGATCGAACTGTCGCTGCGCCAGAATGCCGGCCTGATCGCCGACCGCTTCCTGCAGAACGGCGGACCGGAGCCCGATGACGGCGATGGCGATGCCTCCGCGGAAATGTAA
- a CDS encoding carbohydrate kinase family protein, with protein sequence MKKKILVLGGAHIDRRGRISGETAPGASNPGIWFEEPGGGGFNAARNLARLGFQVTMISPRGGDPMGETVGEAADFAGIDDRPFVFLDRKTPSYTAIIEKDGNLVIALADMDLYRFFVPRRLSIRWVREAFAAHDFILVDANLPEETIAAIVAKARSLGKPVAAIAISPAKVVRLKPCIGDIDYLFLNEAEAAALAGERPEDAAGWLPLLNEIGIRNAVVTRGRRELVALCEGRAVTLQPPIADTVADVTGAGDSLAAGTLAALISGLPLEEAVRHGTAAATLTVQSRHAVNENLTPDLLNEALALVPKVRILH encoded by the coding sequence ATGAAGAAAAAGATTCTCGTTCTCGGCGGCGCCCATATCGATCGGCGCGGCCGTATCTCCGGCGAGACGGCGCCTGGCGCCAGCAATCCCGGCATCTGGTTCGAGGAGCCGGGCGGCGGTGGCTTCAATGCGGCGCGCAACCTGGCAAGGCTCGGTTTTCAGGTGACGATGATCTCGCCGCGCGGCGGCGATCCGATGGGCGAGACGGTCGGAGAAGCTGCCGATTTCGCCGGCATCGACGACCGGCCCTTCGTTTTCCTCGACCGCAAGACGCCGAGCTACACGGCGATCATCGAGAAGGACGGCAATCTGGTGATCGCCCTTGCCGACATGGATCTTTACCGCTTCTTCGTGCCGCGGCGTCTCTCCATCCGCTGGGTGCGGGAGGCCTTCGCCGCGCATGATTTCATCCTCGTCGACGCCAACCTGCCGGAAGAGACGATCGCGGCGATCGTCGCAAAGGCACGTTCGCTAGGCAAGCCCGTCGCGGCAATCGCCATCTCGCCGGCCAAGGTCGTCAGGCTGAAGCCCTGCATCGGGGATATCGACTACCTGTTCCTGAATGAGGCTGAAGCTGCCGCCCTTGCTGGCGAGCGGCCGGAAGACGCCGCCGGCTGGCTACCTTTGCTGAACGAGATCGGCATCAGGAACGCCGTCGTCACCCGCGGCCGGCGCGAGCTGGTCGCACTTTGCGAGGGCCGCGCCGTGACGTTGCAGCCGCCGATTGCCGACACCGTCGCCGATGTCACGGGTGCCGGCGATTCCCTTGCGGCCGGCACGCTCGCCGCATTGATATCAGGCTTGCCGCTCGAAGAAGCCGTTCGTCACGGCACAGCAGCCGCCACGCTGACCGTCCAGTCGCGGCATGCCGTCAACGAAAATCTGACGCCCGATCTGCTGAATGAGGCGCTTGCCCTTGTTCCCAAGGTCAGAATTCTGCATTGA
- a CDS encoding pseudouridine-5'-phosphate glycosidase, whose translation MTKPISPLLPIAYSKEVASAKQRGAPLVALESTIITHGMPYPGNIEMARSVEAIIREQGAVPATIAVIHGTLHIGLEAAELEQLARATEVMKVSRADLAFAIAERRTGATTVAATMIAAARAGIRVFATGGIGGVHRGAEESFDISADLEELARTGVIVVCAGAKAILDIPKTLEVLETRGVPVVTYESEEFPAFWSRSSGIRSPLSLNSPAAIANFQTVREQLGVDGGMLVANPVPEADEIAREEMEIYIERALDSAERDEVTGKAVTPYLLSTIFDLTDGQSLKTNIALVENNARLAAEIAVALGE comes from the coding sequence ATGACCAAGCCCATCTCCCCTCTTCTGCCGATCGCCTATTCGAAGGAAGTCGCCAGCGCCAAGCAGCGCGGCGCGCCGCTGGTGGCGCTGGAATCGACGATCATCACCCACGGCATGCCCTATCCCGGCAATATCGAGATGGCCCGCAGCGTCGAGGCGATCATCCGCGAACAGGGTGCGGTGCCGGCAACGATCGCCGTCATTCACGGCACGCTGCATATCGGCCTTGAGGCTGCGGAACTAGAACAACTCGCCAGGGCAACCGAAGTGATGAAGGTGTCGCGCGCCGATCTCGCCTTCGCCATCGCCGAGCGCCGCACCGGCGCCACCACGGTCGCGGCGACGATGATCGCGGCGGCGCGTGCCGGCATCCGCGTCTTTGCCACAGGCGGCATCGGCGGCGTGCATCGCGGCGCCGAGGAAAGCTTCGATATATCAGCCGATCTCGAGGAACTCGCGCGCACCGGCGTCATCGTCGTCTGCGCCGGCGCCAAGGCAATCCTCGACATTCCAAAGACGCTGGAAGTGCTGGAAACCCGCGGCGTGCCTGTCGTCACCTATGAGAGCGAGGAATTCCCCGCCTTCTGGTCGCGCTCCTCGGGCATCCGCAGCCCGCTGTCGCTGAACAGCCCGGCCGCCATCGCCAATTTCCAGACGGTGCGCGAACAACTCGGCGTCGACGGCGGCATGCTCGTTGCCAACCCCGTGCCCGAGGCCGACGAGATCGCGCGCGAGGAGATGGAAATCTATATCGAGCGGGCGCTCGACAGCGCCGAGCGTGACGAAGTCACCGGCAAGGCGGTAACACCTTATCTTCTGTCGACCATCTTCGACCTAACGGACGGCCAGAGCCTGAAGACCAATATTGCGCTGGTTGAGAACAATGCACGGCTTGCCGCGGAGATCGCGGTGGCGCTGGGGGAATGA
- a CDS encoding helix-turn-helix domain-containing protein, with the protein MVWRETGIMDERLRFVGECLAGEETMTALCAAYGISRKTGYKWLERYRALGPAGLIDLPRAPLEHGRATAAELVARIVAEKEANPQWGPKKVLARLKRSAPQLCWPAASTIGEILKRHGLVGRRRHRWRAAGCGPFAPANGPNAVWSADYKGWFRTRDGRRCEPLTVMDTASRFLLALQACATPAEAEAWPVFERLFAEHGLPERFRSDNGSPFAAIGVTGLTTLAVRFIKLGIGLERIQPGKPQQNGRHERFHLTMLPLAMAPEVDHAAQQAVFDAFRQNYNAERPHEALAMDVPADHYRPSLRRLPDRLPEPDYPAEAAVRRVRSNGEIKWNGDLVYVAAALAGEVVAIEENEAGIWTLRFHAHPLGIIDRKTKRLVRPSALQPRPAGAGADTGLQGGEL; encoded by the coding sequence ATGGTTTGGAGAGAGACTGGCATCATGGACGAGCGGCTGCGCTTTGTTGGGGAATGTCTTGCGGGCGAGGAGACGATGACGGCGCTGTGTGCTGCCTACGGGATATCGCGCAAGACGGGCTACAAATGGTTGGAGCGGTATCGGGCGCTCGGGCCTGCGGGGCTTATCGACCTGCCGCGGGCGCCGCTTGAGCACGGGCGGGCAACGGCGGCGGAGCTGGTGGCGCGGATCGTGGCGGAGAAGGAGGCGAATCCGCAGTGGGGGCCGAAGAAGGTGCTGGCGCGGCTGAAGCGGTCGGCGCCGCAGCTTTGCTGGCCGGCGGCCTCGACGATAGGCGAGATCCTGAAGCGCCACGGGCTGGTCGGGCGCCGGCGGCATCGCTGGCGGGCGGCTGGTTGCGGCCCGTTCGCACCGGCCAACGGGCCCAATGCGGTGTGGAGCGCCGATTACAAGGGCTGGTTCCGGACCCGCGATGGGCGGCGCTGCGAGCCACTGACGGTGATGGATACGGCGAGCCGCTTTCTGCTGGCGCTGCAAGCCTGCGCGACGCCGGCCGAGGCAGAGGCCTGGCCGGTGTTCGAGCGGCTGTTTGCCGAGCACGGACTGCCGGAGCGCTTTCGCAGCGACAACGGTTCGCCCTTCGCGGCGATTGGCGTCACCGGGCTGACGACGCTTGCTGTGCGGTTCATCAAGCTCGGCATCGGCCTGGAGCGCATCCAGCCGGGCAAACCGCAGCAGAACGGCCGCCACGAACGCTTCCATCTGACGATGCTGCCGCTGGCCATGGCGCCGGAGGTCGACCATGCCGCGCAGCAGGCGGTCTTTGACGCATTTCGCCAGAATTACAACGCCGAGCGTCCACACGAGGCGCTCGCTATGGACGTGCCTGCTGATCATTACCGACCGTCACTGCGGCGCCTGCCCGACCGCCTGCCTGAACCGGACTATCCGGCCGAGGCGGCGGTGCGCCGGGTGCGCTCCAATGGCGAGATCAAATGGAACGGCGACCTCGTCTATGTCGCAGCAGCGCTGGCCGGCGAGGTCGTGGCGATCGAGGAGAATGAAGCGGGCATCTGGACGCTACGCTTCCATGCCCATCCGCTCGGCATCATCGACAGGAAGACCAAGCGGCTTGTCCGCCCCAGCGCCCTGCAACCCCGACCAGCCGGCGCAGGGGCGGACACTGGTTTACAAGGGGGAGAACTGTAA